In Kitasatospora gansuensis, a genomic segment contains:
- a CDS encoding GTP-binding protein: MDSNGSDTALLARSAAPLRSTASDGLKIVVVGGFGVGKTTLVGSVSEIRPLNTEETMTKAGEGVDDLTGVAGKRSTTVAFDFGRITLDDRHVLYLFGAPGQERFWFLWERLFAGALGAVVLVDTRRLAESWYAIDRLEHHGTPFVVARNNFGEPEHSLAEVRAALDLPEHVPLIDCDARDRDSGKQVLIGLVRHIQQLAVRELEETP; encoded by the coding sequence ATGGACTCCAACGGCTCTGACACCGCCCTGCTGGCGCGGTCGGCCGCCCCGCTGCGCAGCACCGCCTCGGACGGGCTGAAGATCGTGGTGGTGGGCGGCTTCGGGGTCGGCAAGACCACCCTGGTCGGTTCGGTGAGCGAGATCCGTCCGCTCAACACCGAGGAGACCATGACCAAGGCGGGCGAGGGCGTCGACGACCTGACCGGCGTCGCCGGGAAGCGCTCCACCACGGTGGCCTTCGACTTCGGCCGGATCACCCTGGACGACCGGCACGTCCTCTACCTGTTCGGCGCGCCCGGGCAGGAGCGGTTCTGGTTCCTCTGGGAACGGCTGTTCGCCGGGGCGCTCGGCGCGGTGGTGCTGGTGGACACCCGGCGGCTGGCCGAGTCCTGGTACGCGATCGACCGGCTGGAGCACCACGGCACGCCGTTCGTCGTGGCCAGGAACAACTTCGGCGAGCCCGAGCACAGCCTGGCCGAGGTGCGCGCCGCGCTGGACCTGCCCGAGCACGTGCCGCTGATCGACTGCGACGCCCGGGACCGGGACTCCGGCAAGCAGGTGCTGATCGGACTGGTCCGCCACATCCAGCAGTTGGCCGTCAGAGAGCTTGAGGAGACCCCGTGA
- a CDS encoding DUF742 domain-containing protein: MSTGRGLPGPDDSPDRLYTVTKGRSRPPEQAFDLVTLIVAEREPTPGMQSEHVRILEICADPTAVVELAAELALPVSVVKILLGDLLEAGRITARHPRFAPSKARLPDLDTLKQVLNGLQRL, from the coding sequence ATGAGCACCGGCCGGGGTTTGCCGGGGCCCGACGATTCGCCGGACCGGCTCTACACCGTCACCAAGGGCCGCAGCCGCCCGCCGGAGCAGGCCTTCGACCTGGTGACCCTGATCGTCGCCGAGCGGGAACCGACGCCCGGCATGCAGTCCGAGCACGTCCGGATCCTGGAGATCTGCGCCGACCCCACCGCCGTGGTCGAGCTGGCGGCCGAACTGGCCCTGCCGGTCAGCGTGGTGAAGATCCTGCTGGGCGATCTGCTGGAGGCCGGCCGGATCACCGCCCGGCACCCGCGGTTCGCGCCCAGCAAGGCCCGGCTGCCCGACCTCGACACGTTGAAGCAGGTGCTGAATGGACTCCAACGGCTCTGA
- a CDS encoding roadblock/LC7 domain-containing protein: MSSTDRDLDWLLENLLAATPGARHALVLSADGLKLCHTADLSTDQADQLAAIASGMQSLAHGASIEFGDRTGGVRQSMTEFHGGILCIVAAGEGAHLAVVTDESADVGVVGHNMYGLVEQIGTYLTAPARESA; encoded by the coding sequence ATGAGCAGCACCGACCGCGATCTCGACTGGCTGTTGGAGAACCTGCTGGCCGCCACCCCCGGCGCCCGGCACGCCCTGGTGCTGTCGGCCGACGGCCTCAAGCTCTGCCACACCGCCGATCTGAGCACCGATCAGGCCGACCAGCTGGCCGCGATCGCCTCCGGGATGCAGAGCCTGGCGCACGGCGCCTCGATCGAGTTCGGCGACCGCACCGGCGGGGTCAGGCAGTCGATGACCGAGTTCCACGGCGGCATCCTGTGCATCGTCGCCGCGGGCGAGGGCGCGCACCTCGCGGTGGTCACCGACGAGAGCGCCGACGTCGGTGTGGTGGGCCACAACATGTACGGGCTGGTCGAGCAGATCGGCACGTACCTGACCGCTCCGGCGCGCGAGTCGGCATGA
- a CDS encoding sensor histidine kinase, producing the protein MRARTRPDRGASVRRSNGSTAWWAAVGLLVGAGGGAAAVALAPAAHQSAVAGTVGGALLLWCGLLALACRQLGRAHRSTEELDATRAELTVTTGHAATLHAELSAAHYAAAELRAALAATRAEADAAHADLRSAEAGLAAARAEAEELRESVERDRRERAALDRLSAEVLPEVVGRLRSGSSVETVLAPHRALPHAALLRTVATEIGRGERQRAAALAVCATAAGRVQALATSMHAELREMQHRHGEEVLGDLLTLDHATAQAGRMADSIAVLTGARSGRRWTRPIGVESILRGALGRIGAYQRVRLHSASTAAVAGYAAEGVMHALAELLDNAANFSAPPAEVHVYVEEAHSGLVITVEDGGLGLGESWLKRAEAAVSAEPLDLTALSAGTRLGLAVVGVLARKHGLQISFRPSARGGTGVVVLIPEQLITHPAPVRAEPQEPAPVHERPAPQPVSQPAVEITESTENGLPQRRRGQTLSTALSTAPEATPAAQPVRTDAAVAAARFGAFRRALQAGPGATPDDASQKDDSR; encoded by the coding sequence ATGAGAGCTCGCACGCGCCCCGACCGAGGCGCGTCAGTCCGCCGTTCGAACGGCAGCACCGCCTGGTGGGCCGCGGTCGGCCTGCTGGTCGGCGCCGGTGGCGGCGCGGCCGCGGTCGCGCTGGCGCCCGCCGCGCACCAGTCGGCCGTGGCCGGCACCGTCGGCGGAGCGCTGCTGCTCTGGTGCGGGCTGCTCGCGCTGGCCTGCCGCCAGCTCGGCCGGGCCCACCGGAGCACCGAGGAACTCGACGCCACCCGCGCCGAACTGACCGTCACCACCGGCCACGCCGCCACCCTGCACGCCGAGTTGAGCGCGGCGCACTACGCCGCCGCCGAACTGCGCGCGGCGCTGGCCGCCACCCGGGCCGAGGCCGACGCGGCGCACGCCGACCTCCGCTCCGCCGAAGCCGGACTGGCCGCCGCCCGGGCCGAGGCCGAGGAACTGCGCGAGTCGGTCGAACGGGACCGCCGGGAGCGGGCGGCCCTCGACCGGCTGTCCGCCGAGGTGCTGCCCGAGGTGGTCGGCCGACTGCGGTCCGGCAGCTCGGTGGAGACCGTGCTGGCCCCGCACCGCGCACTGCCGCACGCCGCGCTGTTGCGCACCGTGGCCACCGAGATCGGCCGCGGCGAGCGGCAGCGGGCCGCCGCGCTGGCGGTCTGCGCGACCGCCGCGGGCCGGGTCCAGGCGCTCGCCACCAGCATGCACGCGGAGCTGCGCGAGATGCAGCACCGGCACGGCGAGGAGGTACTCGGCGACCTGCTGACGCTCGATCACGCCACCGCCCAGGCGGGCAGGATGGCGGACTCGATCGCGGTGCTCACCGGCGCCCGCTCCGGCCGTCGGTGGACCAGGCCGATCGGCGTGGAGTCGATCCTGCGCGGCGCGCTCGGCCGGATCGGCGCGTACCAGCGGGTCCGGCTGCACTCGGCCAGCACGGCCGCGGTGGCCGGGTACGCCGCCGAGGGCGTGATGCACGCGCTGGCCGAACTGCTGGACAACGCCGCCAACTTCTCCGCCCCGCCGGCCGAGGTGCACGTCTACGTCGAAGAGGCGCACTCCGGGCTGGTGATCACGGTCGAGGACGGTGGACTCGGCCTCGGCGAGAGCTGGCTGAAGCGAGCCGAGGCCGCCGTCTCCGCCGAACCGCTGGACCTCACCGCGCTCTCCGCCGGTACCCGGCTCGGCCTGGCCGTGGTCGGCGTACTGGCCCGCAAGCACGGCCTGCAGATCTCGTTCCGCCCGTCCGCCCGGGGCGGCACCGGCGTGGTGGTGCTGATCCCCGAGCAGCTGATCACCCACCCGGCACCGGTCAGGGCCGAACCGCAGGAGCCCGCCCCGGTGCACGAGCGGCCGGCGCCCCAGCCGGTGTCCCAGCCGGCGGTCGAGATCACCGAGAGCACCGAGAACGGCCTGCCGCAGCGCCGCCGCGGCCAGACCCTGAGCACGGCCCTGAGCACCGCTCCCGAGGCCACGCCCGCCGCGCAGCCCGTCCGGACCGACGCGGCGGTGGCCGCCGCCCGGTTCGGCGCGTTCCGCCGCGCGCTCCAGGCCGGGCCCGGCGCCACCCCCGACGACGCTTCCCAGAAGGACGACTCCCGATGA
- a CDS encoding Clp protease N-terminal domain-containing protein has translation MFERFTAAARQVVVQAQAEARELRHDRIGAEHLLLAVLADPSDPAAALLVAKGLDHAAARAELARRPDPGSDAEALASIGVDLDAVRAAVEAEFGEGALSGAREEPRRRGWFKGDHRPFTAEAKKVLELSLREALRLKEKEIGVRHLLLGLLRAGEGPAVTLVTERGIDPDGLRRELEALSGR, from the coding sequence ATGTTCGAGCGGTTCACGGCGGCGGCGCGGCAGGTGGTCGTGCAGGCCCAGGCCGAGGCGCGGGAGTTGAGGCACGACCGGATCGGCGCCGAGCACCTGCTGCTCGCGGTGCTGGCCGATCCGTCCGATCCGGCGGCGGCGCTGCTGGTGGCGAAGGGGCTGGATCACGCGGCCGCCCGGGCCGAACTGGCCCGGAGGCCCGATCCCGGGAGTGACGCGGAGGCGCTGGCCTCGATCGGGGTGGACCTGGACGCCGTCCGGGCGGCGGTGGAGGCCGAGTTCGGCGAGGGGGCGCTGAGCGGGGCGCGCGAGGAGCCGCGCCGGCGGGGCTGGTTCAAGGGTGACCACCGGCCGTTCACGGCGGAGGCCAAGAAGGTGCTGGAGCTCTCGCTGCGGGAGGCGCTGCGGCTGAAGGAGAAGGAGATCGGGGTCCGGCACCTGCTGCTCGGCCTGCTCCGGGCGGGCGAGGGGCCGGCCGTGACGCTGGTCACGGAGCGGGGGATCGATCCGGACGGTCTGCGGCGGGAGCTGGAGGCGCTGTCGGGACGGTGA
- a CDS encoding RNA polymerase subunit sigma-70, whose product MSDTKQLAAAASSRDPAVGLRAVRALRELADRLEDLQVGNARGQGWSWQEIAVCLGVSRQAVHKKHAKRDGG is encoded by the coding sequence ATGAGCGACACCAAGCAGCTCGCGGCAGCCGCGAGCAGTCGTGACCCGGCGGTCGGCCTGCGCGCCGTCCGCGCCCTGCGGGAGTTGGCGGACCGGCTGGAGGACCTCCAGGTCGGGAACGCACGTGGCCAGGGCTGGTCCTGGCAGGAGATCGCGGTCTGTCTGGGCGTCAGCAGGCAGGCCGTACACAAGAAGCACGCCAAGCGGGACGGAGGCTGA
- a CDS encoding helix-turn-helix domain-containing protein: MTTTSTETGAGALLRDWRERRGLSQLQLALGADSSARHISFIETGRSRPGQDLLLRLAEHLDIPVRERNSLLLAAGYAPHYAETPLDDPALDALRSGMEQLLAAHEPYPALIVDGTYRVLAANRGIALLLDGVDPALLAPPMNAMRITLHPQGLAPRIRNLRQWRAHLLEQMERQIALVRSEPLRALYEEVHGYPVPAEDESQDASALFPFALPLRFEHGGRVLSFLSTISTFNTPMDVTVSELAMETFLPADPETASYLREVLP, from the coding sequence ATGACCACCACGTCCACCGAGACCGGCGCCGGGGCCCTGCTGCGCGACTGGCGGGAACGGCGCGGCCTCAGCCAGCTCCAGCTCGCCCTCGGCGCGGACTCCTCCGCCCGGCACATCAGCTTCATCGAGACCGGCCGTTCCCGCCCCGGCCAGGACCTGCTGCTCCGACTCGCCGAACACCTCGACATCCCGGTCCGCGAACGCAACTCCCTGCTGCTCGCCGCCGGTTACGCCCCGCACTACGCCGAGACCCCGCTCGACGACCCCGCCCTGGACGCCCTGCGCTCCGGCATGGAACAGCTGCTCGCCGCCCACGAGCCCTACCCCGCCCTGATCGTCGACGGCACCTACCGGGTGCTCGCCGCCAACCGCGGCATCGCCCTGCTGCTCGACGGCGTCGACCCCGCGCTGCTCGCCCCGCCGATGAACGCCATGCGGATCACCCTGCACCCCCAGGGCCTCGCTCCCCGGATCCGCAACCTGCGCCAGTGGCGGGCCCACCTGCTGGAGCAGATGGAGCGTCAGATCGCCCTGGTCCGCTCCGAACCGCTGCGCGCCCTCTACGAGGAGGTCCACGGCTACCCCGTACCCGCCGAGGACGAGTCGCAGGACGCCTCCGCGCTCTTCCCGTTCGCCCTCCCGCTCCGGTTCGAGCACGGCGGGCGGGTGCTGTCCTTCCTCTCCACCATCTCGACCTTCAACACCCCCATGGACGTGACCGTCTCCGAGCTGGCCATGGAGACCTTCCTCCCGGCCGACCCGGAGACCGCGTCCTACCTGCGCGAGGTGCTGCCGTGA
- a CDS encoding caspase family protein, whose protein sequence is MTELSDPARSQAVLVGVHGYRNLENLPAVAYNLAGLKGVLTDPAVWGLPGEACTVISQPTSAGQVLDTVRERAREARDTLLIYYAGHGLTDPHTDELYLALPDSDREREYTSLRYEYLRRAVLDPQARAQRTVVILDCCYSGRALVGKMGAGAQIADRAVVEGTCLLTASAETRPALSPPDEQYTAFTGELITTLAEGVPGGPDLLDMGFLYRHLHSVLAAKSRPLPQQRNRNAGGLIVIARNRARTPVVRPSPTLDLASPLSPQSEPAVWLAELEKHAEQVRQEAEQVRLETETRVREMVQTAQGIANAMAAEPDPDFKPVWFAVPEKRPLLGQDGSLTPLAELVPGVWYLALEQRGGAFLAQIPDGRRGLLLDTGWIQRGDSAPEAPVDALPVFDAFWFAVPRRRALLALNGELTTAAVLAPGVWHLAVEQRKEGLLVRTQDGRIGLLRDTEELERAGSTVAEEMVERTLRRVQRLAGAVLAQPEPDFEPFWFAVPEVRPLLGQDGSLAQVAQLEVGVWHLAVERRGEAFLVRTQDGRRGLLLDTTGIQRG, encoded by the coding sequence GTGACCGAGCTGTCGGACCCGGCCCGCTCGCAGGCGGTGCTCGTCGGGGTTCACGGCTACCGGAACCTGGAGAACCTGCCGGCGGTCGCGTACAACCTGGCGGGGCTGAAGGGAGTGCTGACCGATCCCGCGGTGTGGGGGCTCCCCGGCGAGGCGTGCACCGTGATCTCGCAGCCGACCAGTGCCGGGCAGGTGCTCGACACGGTGCGGGAGAGGGCCCGGGAGGCCCGGGACACCCTGTTGATCTACTACGCGGGGCACGGGCTGACGGATCCTCACACCGACGAGCTGTACCTGGCGTTGCCGGATTCGGACCGCGAGCGCGAGTACACCTCGCTGCGGTACGAGTACCTGCGCAGGGCGGTGCTAGACCCGCAGGCCCGGGCCCAGCGGACCGTGGTGATCCTGGACTGCTGCTACAGCGGACGGGCCCTGGTCGGGAAGATGGGCGCGGGCGCGCAGATCGCGGACCGGGCCGTCGTCGAGGGGACCTGCCTGCTGACGGCGTCCGCCGAGACCCGCCCGGCGCTGTCCCCACCCGACGAGCAGTACACGGCGTTCACCGGCGAGTTGATCACCACGCTGGCCGAAGGGGTGCCGGGCGGTCCCGATCTGCTCGACATGGGCTTCCTCTACCGGCACCTGCACAGCGTGCTGGCCGCCAAGTCCCGGCCGCTGCCGCAGCAGCGCAACCGCAACGCCGGTGGGCTGATCGTGATAGCCCGCAACCGGGCCAGGACGCCGGTGGTCCGGCCGTCGCCCACGCTCGACCTGGCCTCACCGCTCTCACCGCAGAGCGAGCCCGCGGTCTGGCTGGCCGAGCTGGAGAAGCACGCGGAGCAGGTCCGCCAGGAGGCGGAGCAGGTCCGTTTGGAGACCGAAACCCGGGTCCGGGAGATGGTGCAGACTGCGCAGGGCATCGCGAACGCGATGGCGGCCGAGCCCGATCCGGACTTCAAGCCGGTCTGGTTCGCGGTGCCGGAGAAACGTCCACTGCTGGGGCAGGACGGATCGCTGACGCCGTTGGCGGAACTCGTACCGGGCGTCTGGTACTTGGCGCTTGAGCAGCGAGGTGGGGCCTTCCTCGCCCAGATCCCGGACGGTCGCAGGGGGCTGCTGTTGGACACCGGGTGGATCCAGCGCGGGGACAGCGCGCCGGAAGCCCCGGTGGACGCGCTGCCGGTGTTCGACGCGTTCTGGTTCGCGGTGCCCCGGCGGCGTGCGCTGCTGGCACTGAACGGGGAGCTGACCACGGCGGCGGTGCTCGCGCCAGGCGTCTGGCATCTGGCGGTCGAGCAGCGGAAGGAGGGCTTGCTGGTGCGGACCCAGGACGGGCGCATCGGGTTGCTGCGCGACACAGAGGAGCTCGAGCGCGCCGGCAGCACGGTGGCGGAGGAGATGGTCGAGCGCACCCTGCGCAGAGTCCAGCGGCTCGCCGGTGCGGTGCTGGCCCAGCCCGAGCCCGACTTCGAGCCGTTCTGGTTCGCGGTGCCCGAGGTGCGTCCGCTGCTGGGGCAGGACGGCTCCTTGGCGCAGGTGGCGCAACTGGAGGTCGGGGTCTGGCACTTGGCGGTCGAGCGGCGGGGAGAGGCGTTCCTGGTGCGGACCCAGGACGGGCGCAGGGGGCTGCTGCTGGACACCACCGGAATCCAGCGTGGCTGA